From Caulobacter segnis, a single genomic window includes:
- a CDS encoding efflux RND transporter periplasmic adaptor subunit, with protein sequence MIRRHFFLVVALTAVVLMLVVGGLKLAFANKEAKGAGGGARATNVSQMAVGERPFTDRIEVLGAAKGRQSVTITSNTAELITAVHFRDGEAVSRGQVLVTLKADQEDAGISEAKARLAQAERDYTRWKTLADKGIAPRATAEQYLAALEVAKASVGTAQAQKLDRVLRAPFAGRVGISDVAPGMLIAAGTPIVSLDDASVIRVDFSVPDRYLSTLREGLPITARPDALAGQTFQGRIAQIDTRIDPATRAIKARAEFPNADGRLKPGMLVKVAIDQGVRTAVAVPEAAVQFEGNQASVFRIAKGPKGMVARRTDVDTGITEAGFVEIRSGLTKGDKIVADGLNRIQDGAPVGSGGGKPGQKGGEQGGSGRKAG encoded by the coding sequence TTGATCCGTAGGCACTTCTTCCTCGTGGTGGCCCTGACCGCCGTCGTCCTGATGCTGGTGGTGGGCGGCCTGAAGCTGGCCTTCGCCAACAAGGAGGCCAAGGGCGCCGGCGGCGGCGCGCGCGCGACCAACGTCTCGCAGATGGCGGTCGGCGAGCGGCCGTTCACCGATCGTATCGAGGTGCTGGGCGCGGCCAAGGGGCGGCAGTCGGTGACGATCACCTCCAACACCGCCGAACTGATCACCGCGGTCCATTTCCGCGATGGCGAGGCCGTGTCGCGCGGCCAGGTGCTGGTCACCCTCAAGGCCGACCAGGAGGACGCCGGGATCTCGGAGGCCAAGGCGCGGCTGGCCCAGGCCGAACGCGACTACACGCGCTGGAAGACCCTGGCCGACAAGGGCATCGCCCCGCGCGCCACGGCCGAGCAGTATCTTGCCGCTCTAGAGGTCGCCAAGGCCTCGGTGGGCACGGCTCAGGCTCAGAAGCTGGATCGTGTGCTGCGGGCGCCGTTCGCGGGCCGCGTCGGCATCTCGGACGTCGCGCCGGGCATGCTGATCGCCGCCGGCACGCCGATCGTCAGCCTGGACGACGCCTCGGTGATCCGCGTCGATTTCTCGGTGCCCGATCGTTATCTCTCCACCCTGCGCGAGGGCCTGCCGATCACGGCGCGCCCCGACGCCCTGGCCGGCCAGACCTTCCAGGGCCGTATCGCCCAGATCGACACCCGCATCGACCCGGCCACCCGCGCCATCAAGGCCCGCGCCGAGTTCCCGAACGCCGATGGCCGCCTGAAGCCGGGCATGCTGGTCAAGGTCGCCATCGACCAAGGCGTGCGCACGGCCGTCGCCGTGCCGGAGGCGGCCGTGCAGTTCGAGGGCAACCAGGCCTCGGTCTTCCGGATCGCCAAGGGCCCCAAGGGCATGGTCGCCCGCCGCACCGACGTCGACACCGGCATCACCGAAGCCGGCTTCGTCGAGATCCGTTCGGGTCTGACCAAGGGCGACAAGATCGTGGCCGACGGCCTGAACCGCATCCAGGACGGCGCGCCCGTCGGCAGCGGCGGCGGCAAGCCTGGCCAAAAAGGCGGCGAGCAGGGCGGTTCTGGCCGTAAGGCCGGCTGA
- a CDS encoding class II aldolase/adducin family protein, translated as MADGAMPITSLKGKVSEAEWQARVDLAALYRLVALHGWDDMIFTHISARIPGPEHHFLINPYGMFFGEMTASCLVKVDLDGAIVDKTPYFINPAGFTIHSAIHAARDDAHYVMHLHSDQGTAVSAHKEGLLPLTQHSLIVLPQVAYHDYEGIALNLDERERLVADLGDKKLMMLRNHGTLSVGASAAECWLGMFFLERACAQQVMALSIGRDNVLLAPDAAQEEVRRQTGMGMGMIGGLAWPGCLRRLDRELPGYAD; from the coding sequence ATGGCCGACGGCGCTATGCCCATCACGTCCCTCAAGGGCAAGGTCAGCGAAGCCGAGTGGCAGGCGCGGGTCGACCTCGCCGCCCTCTATCGTCTTGTGGCCCTGCACGGCTGGGACGACATGATCTTCACGCACATCTCAGCCCGCATCCCGGGGCCCGAGCATCACTTCCTGATCAATCCGTACGGCATGTTCTTCGGCGAGATGACCGCCTCGTGCTTAGTGAAAGTCGATCTTGATGGCGCCATCGTCGACAAGACGCCGTACTTCATCAATCCGGCGGGCTTCACGATCCACTCGGCCATCCACGCCGCGCGCGACGACGCCCACTACGTCATGCACCTGCACAGCGACCAGGGCACGGCGGTGTCGGCGCACAAGGAAGGCCTGCTGCCGCTGACGCAACATTCGCTGATCGTCTTGCCTCAGGTCGCCTATCACGACTATGAAGGTATTGCGCTCAACTTGGACGAGCGGGAGCGGCTGGTGGCCGACCTGGGCGACAAGAAGCTGATGATGCTGCGCAACCACGGCACCCTGTCCGTGGGCGCCTCGGCGGCGGAGTGCTGGTTGGGGATGTTCTTCCTGGAGCGGGCGTGCGCGCAGCAGGTGATGGCTCTGTCGATCGGACGCGACAACGTCCTCCTGGCGCCCGACGCGGCCCAGGAAGAGGTGCGTCGTCAGACTGGCATGGGCATGGGCATGATTGGCGGCCTGGCGTGGCCGGGCTGCCTGCGCAGGCTGGATCGCGAGCTGCCGGGCTACGCGGACTAG
- a CDS encoding DUF969 domain-containing protein, whose protein sequence is MLTLLGVLVIVLGFALRFNPLLVVIAAALTSGLAAGLTPLEVLAAFGKAFNTNRYVSVVWLVLPAIGLLERAGLQQRARNAIRGIRAASAGRILLVYLLMRQLTAALGLVSVAGQAQTVRPLVAPMAEAAAEPLDDDQRETVKAMTAATDNVGLFFGEDIFLAIGSILLIVGFLDQSGVTVEPLRLSMWAIPSAIAAFVIHGARLLLFDRRLKA, encoded by the coding sequence ATGCTGACCCTGTTGGGCGTCTTGGTGATCGTGCTGGGCTTCGCCCTGCGCTTCAATCCGCTGCTGGTCGTGATCGCCGCCGCCCTGACCTCGGGACTGGCCGCGGGCCTTACGCCGCTTGAGGTTCTGGCCGCCTTCGGCAAGGCCTTCAACACCAACCGCTATGTCAGCGTGGTCTGGCTCGTCCTGCCGGCCATTGGCCTCCTGGAGCGCGCCGGCCTGCAGCAGAGAGCCCGCAACGCCATACGCGGGATCCGCGCCGCCAGCGCCGGGCGAATACTTTTAGTCTATCTATTGATGCGCCAATTGACCGCCGCCCTGGGACTGGTCTCGGTCGCTGGCCAGGCCCAGACCGTTCGTCCGCTGGTCGCTCCCATGGCCGAGGCCGCCGCCGAGCCGCTGGACGACGACCAGCGTGAGACGGTCAAGGCGATGACCGCCGCCACCGACAATGTCGGTCTGTTCTTCGGCGAGGACATCTTCCTGGCCATCGGCTCGATCCTGCTGATCGTCGGCTTCCTGGATCAGAGCGGCGTCACGGTGGAGCCGCTGCGTCTGTCCATGTGGGCGATTCCGAGCGCCATCGCCGCGTTCGTCATCCATGGCGCACGCCTGCTGTTGTTCGATCGGCGGCTGAAAGCATGA
- a CDS encoding DUF979 domain-containing protein, with protein MIGLPLVYLLAGLMFAAFAGLSALDRENAKRWGNAGFWGLVAISFLFGDRLGDLGNGVLVLALAAIAGSGRLGVGAPQTTSPAERERLAATYGARLFVPALVIPLLVLAGSLTLKRLPFVDPKQATLIALAFAALIAAILAKIMFHQPASAPLQEGRRLMDLVGWAALLPQMLAALGAVFALAGVGKTIGEIAIQLTPVDSRFAAIAAYCVGMAVFTVMMGNAFAAFPVMTGGIALPLVIGHFGGDPAVVCAIGMLSGFCGTLLTPLAANFNLVPAALLQLKDRYAVIRAQAPTAALMLVVNVVLMNALAFHR; from the coding sequence ATGATCGGCCTGCCGCTCGTCTACCTGTTGGCCGGCCTGATGTTCGCGGCCTTCGCCGGGCTCAGCGCGCTCGACCGCGAGAACGCCAAGCGTTGGGGCAATGCTGGCTTCTGGGGCCTGGTCGCGATCAGCTTCCTGTTCGGCGACCGCCTGGGCGACCTTGGCAACGGCGTCCTGGTCCTGGCCCTGGCCGCGATCGCCGGGAGCGGTCGGCTAGGCGTCGGCGCGCCGCAGACCACCTCGCCCGCCGAGCGCGAGCGCCTCGCGGCGACCTACGGCGCACGCCTGTTCGTCCCGGCTCTGGTCATTCCGCTGTTGGTCCTGGCCGGTTCCTTGACCCTCAAGCGCCTTCCGTTCGTCGATCCCAAGCAGGCGACCCTGATCGCCCTGGCCTTCGCAGCCCTGATCGCGGCCATACTGGCCAAGATCATGTTCCACCAACCGGCCTCGGCGCCCTTGCAGGAAGGCCGCCGCCTGATGGATCTGGTCGGCTGGGCGGCGCTGCTGCCGCAGATGCTGGCGGCCTTGGGGGCGGTGTTCGCCCTGGCTGGCGTCGGCAAGACCATCGGCGAGATCGCCATTCAGCTGACCCCCGTCGACAGCCGCTTCGCCGCCATCGCGGCCTACTGCGTCGGCATGGCCGTCTTCACGGTGATGATGGGCAACGCTTTCGCGGCCTTTCCGGTGATGACTGGCGGCATCGCCCTGCCCCTGGTGATCGGCCATTTCGGCGGCGATCCAGCCGTGGTCTGCGCCATCGGCATGCTGTCGGGCTTCTGCGGGACGCTGTTGACGCCGCTGGCGGCCAATTTCAACCTTGTGCCGGCGGCGCTCCTACAGTTGAAGGACCGTTACGCCGTGATCCGCGCCCAGGCGCCGACCGCGGCCCTGATGCTGGTCGTCAACGTGGTCCTGATGAACGCCCTCGCCTTTCACCGATGA
- a CDS encoding DUF2891 domain-containing protein — protein sequence MSLARATASRFARIALGHLTREYPNKLDHVMAGPDDVRSPRDLHPIFFGSFDWHSCVHGYWLLATLLRLRPEIPEAEEIITLFDDAFTQEKVAVEVAYLARPESRGFERPYGWAWSLMLQAELLRHDRPWAKVHAPLAATFKARFEAFLPIADYPVRAGTHFNTAFALVLAYEYAEMTDDQAFFELLQNRALVWYGQDASCPAWEPSGDDFLSPALIEAEAMRRLLPRASFELWFPRFLPDLARKQPATLFTPAKVSDRSDGKIAHLDGLNLSRAWCWRTLAAAMPEADPAKPLAINAALNHLAAAIPHVSGDYMGEHWLATFALLALENG from the coding sequence ATGAGCCTCGCCCGCGCCACCGCCTCGCGCTTCGCCAGGATCGCCCTGGGCCACCTGACCCGTGAGTATCCCAACAAGCTGGATCACGTGATGGCGGGTCCGGACGACGTCCGTTCGCCGCGCGACCTGCATCCGATCTTCTTCGGCAGCTTCGACTGGCACTCGTGCGTCCACGGCTACTGGCTGCTGGCCACCCTGCTGCGCCTGCGCCCGGAGATTCCGGAAGCCGAAGAGATCATCACCCTGTTCGACGACGCCTTCACCCAGGAGAAGGTTGCCGTCGAGGTCGCCTACCTGGCCCGCCCCGAAAGCCGGGGCTTCGAGCGCCCCTACGGCTGGGCCTGGAGCCTGATGCTGCAGGCCGAGCTGCTGCGTCACGACCGTCCCTGGGCCAAAGTTCACGCGCCTCTGGCCGCCACGTTCAAGGCGCGCTTCGAGGCCTTCCTGCCGATCGCCGACTATCCGGTCCGGGCCGGGACCCACTTCAACACCGCCTTCGCCCTGGTCCTGGCCTACGAATACGCCGAGATGACCGACGATCAGGCCTTCTTCGAACTGCTGCAGAACCGCGCTCTGGTCTGGTACGGCCAGGACGCGTCGTGCCCCGCCTGGGAGCCGTCGGGCGACGACTTCCTCTCGCCGGCCCTGATCGAGGCCGAGGCCATGCGCCGCCTCCTGCCCCGCGCCAGTTTCGAGCTGTGGTTCCCGCGCTTCCTGCCCGATCTCGCGCGCAAGCAGCCGGCGACGCTGTTCACGCCGGCCAAGGTCAGCGATCGCAGCGACGGCAAGATCGCCCACCTGGACGGCCTCAACCTGTCCCGCGCCTGGTGCTGGCGAACCCTGGCCGCGGCGATGCCCGAGGCCGATCCGGCCAAGCCGCTCGCGATCAACGCCGCCCTGAACCACTTGGCGGCCGCCATCCCGCACGTCTCGGGCGACTATATGGGCGAGCACTGGCTGGCCACCTTCGCCCTACTGGCGCTGGAGAACGGCTAG
- the smpB gene encoding SsrA-binding protein SmpB yields the protein MTKPIAENRRARYDYFIEEVFEAGIMLTGTEVKSLRVGRANIAESYASVEGREIKLINADIPPYGHANRFNHEPRRHRKLLLHRKQIDKLIGAVQRDGRTMIPLKLYWNDKGLAKLEIGLAKGKKNHDKRETEAARDWARDKARLMKGDRGD from the coding sequence ATGACCAAGCCGATCGCGGAGAACCGGCGCGCCCGGTACGACTACTTCATCGAGGAGGTCTTCGAGGCCGGTATCATGCTGACCGGCACCGAGGTGAAGTCGTTGCGCGTCGGCCGGGCCAATATCGCCGAGTCCTACGCTTCGGTCGAAGGGCGCGAGATCAAGCTGATCAACGCCGACATCCCGCCCTACGGCCACGCCAACCGTTTCAACCACGAGCCGCGCCGCCACCGGAAGCTGCTGCTGCATCGCAAGCAGATCGACAAGCTGATCGGCGCCGTGCAGCGCGACGGCCGGACCATGATCCCGCTGAAGCTCTATTGGAACGACAAGGGCCTGGCCAAGCTCGAGATCGGCCTGGCCAAGGGCAAGAAGAACCACGACAAGCGCGAAACCGAAGCCGCTCGCGATTGGGCCCGCGACAAGGCCCGCCTGATGAAGGGCGACCGGGGCGACTGA
- the dapA gene encoding 4-hydroxy-tetrahydrodipicolinate synthase: MVHSPFKGVIPALVTPFRDGEVDEKAFVALVERQISGGVHGLVPVGTTGETSTLSHEEHKRVVELCVKTAAGRVPVIAGAGSNSTDEAIELAQHAKAVGADAALVVTPYYNRPSQEGMYQHYKAINDAVQLPVFVYNVPGRSGVDISNETLARLSKLPNIIGIKDATGDLTRISFQRLMCGEDWVLLSGDDPTALGYMAHGGHGVISVTANVAPDATAAFMNACMAGQWETGLYWQDRLVRLHKALFLDSSPAPTKFALAHLGLCAEDVRLPITACAEAVRPTILEAMREAGLE, translated from the coding sequence ATGGTCCATTCTCCGTTCAAGGGCGTCATTCCGGCCCTCGTCACGCCGTTCCGGGACGGTGAGGTGGACGAAAAAGCGTTCGTGGCCCTGGTGGAGCGCCAGATTTCGGGCGGCGTTCATGGCCTGGTGCCGGTTGGCACCACCGGCGAGACCTCGACCCTGTCGCACGAGGAGCACAAGCGCGTCGTCGAGCTGTGCGTGAAGACCGCCGCCGGCCGCGTGCCGGTGATCGCCGGCGCGGGCAGCAACTCGACCGACGAGGCCATCGAACTGGCCCAGCACGCCAAGGCCGTCGGCGCCGACGCCGCCCTGGTCGTCACGCCGTACTACAACCGTCCCAGCCAAGAGGGCATGTACCAGCACTACAAGGCGATCAACGACGCGGTCCAGCTGCCGGTGTTCGTCTACAACGTGCCGGGCCGCTCGGGCGTCGACATCTCCAACGAGACCCTAGCGCGCCTCTCCAAGCTCCCGAACATCATCGGCATCAAGGACGCCACCGGCGACCTGACCCGGATCAGCTTCCAGCGCCTGATGTGCGGCGAGGACTGGGTCCTGCTGTCGGGCGACGATCCGACGGCCCTGGGCTACATGGCCCATGGGGGCCACGGCGTGATCTCGGTCACCGCCAATGTCGCGCCGGACGCCACCGCCGCCTTCATGAACGCCTGCATGGCCGGCCAGTGGGAGACCGGCCTGTACTGGCAGGACCGCCTGGTGCGCCTGCACAAGGCCCTGTTCCTGGACAGCTCGCCGGCCCCGACCAAGTTCGCCCTGGCGCACCTGGGCCTGTGCGCGGAAGACGTCCGCCTGCCGATCACCGCGTGCGCCGAAGCCGTCCGGCCGACCATCCTGGAGGCCATGCGCGAGGCTGGTCTCGAATAA
- a CDS encoding lytic transglycosylase domain-containing protein, with translation MASVARRILLGGACIVALVVGAADAQTTSYATQQPGLITTPPTAASASLSDTDAANLQTALAAAKRGDVSGARMAMDSLQDPVARKIAQWAMVDSNAEALSFFELDAARRDLAGWPRGARRDNAAEKALSTSGLDPARVLAWFGGAPPATAEGAMTMASAYQALGRNQDATNLIRRTFRDKVFEADAQRAMIARFGAMLTPDDYNRRADILLYGQQGPAARDMVALLSDTQAAAARVRMAYRANSANANDLYNGLTPDLQASPGVVFERAAYLRRKGMDSLALPMVVNFPAPPTEEASTIIWKERKQLVVAALKAGDSAGAYAAADNVQALAPADIAESEFYAGWIALTRLRNPDAAAAHFAQIAAVGASPITKGRALYWQGRAAQAQGDPIAAQAFYAEGARYITTFYGQLAAEKAGLTELRLDRDPVITQADRARFYGREQVRAARILADIGQRDLFRSLVLYIDDTLPNAEESALLVDLARGYGDQDLAMRAVRTAAQRGMTLPERGYPLLDHHFTPGPGAAETAFVYSISRQESNFDPAARSGVGARGMMQLMPATASLVARKLGENHSVDRLTDAPYNMRLGSVYLGDMVRGFSGSYIMAAAAYNAGPGRPAQWAGLCGDPRGAQTDPLDFIECIPFSETRNYVMRTLETTMVYRARLAGGVAPLTLSSDLKRGGYVYTPSVASADTGTVQP, from the coding sequence TTGGCTTCAGTGGCGCGTCGGATTCTGCTTGGGGGAGCTTGCATCGTGGCCTTGGTCGTGGGCGCCGCCGACGCCCAGACGACGAGCTACGCGACGCAGCAGCCCGGCCTGATCACCACGCCGCCGACCGCCGCCTCGGCCTCGCTGTCGGACACCGACGCGGCCAACCTGCAGACCGCCCTGGCCGCCGCCAAGCGCGGCGACGTCTCGGGCGCGCGCATGGCCATGGACAGCCTGCAGGACCCGGTCGCCCGCAAGATCGCCCAATGGGCCATGGTCGACAGCAACGCCGAGGCCCTGAGCTTCTTCGAGCTGGACGCCGCCCGTCGCGATCTGGCCGGCTGGCCGCGCGGCGCCCGCCGCGACAACGCCGCCGAAAAGGCCCTCTCGACCTCGGGTCTGGACCCCGCTCGCGTCCTCGCCTGGTTCGGCGGCGCCCCGCCGGCGACCGCCGAGGGCGCCATGACCATGGCCAGCGCCTACCAGGCCCTGGGCCGCAACCAGGACGCCACCAACCTCATCCGCCGCACCTTCCGCGACAAGGTGTTCGAAGCCGACGCCCAGCGCGCCATGATCGCGCGCTTCGGCGCGATGCTGACGCCCGACGACTACAATCGCCGCGCCGATATCCTGCTGTACGGGCAACAGGGTCCGGCCGCCCGCGACATGGTCGCCCTGCTGTCCGACACCCAAGCGGCCGCCGCCCGTGTGCGCATGGCCTATCGCGCCAACTCGGCCAACGCCAACGACCTCTACAACGGCCTGACGCCCGACCTGCAGGCCTCGCCCGGCGTCGTGTTCGAGCGCGCCGCCTATCTGCGTCGCAAGGGCATGGACTCCCTGGCCCTGCCGATGGTCGTCAACTTCCCGGCCCCGCCGACGGAAGAAGCCTCGACCATCATCTGGAAGGAACGCAAGCAGCTGGTCGTGGCGGCCCTGAAGGCCGGCGACAGCGCCGGCGCCTACGCGGCCGCCGACAACGTCCAGGCCCTGGCCCCTGCCGACATCGCCGAGAGCGAGTTCTACGCCGGCTGGATCGCCCTGACCCGCCTGCGCAACCCCGACGCCGCCGCCGCTCACTTCGCCCAGATCGCCGCGGTCGGCGCCTCGCCGATCACCAAGGGCCGCGCCCTCTACTGGCAGGGCCGCGCGGCCCAAGCCCAGGGCGACCCGATCGCCGCCCAGGCCTTCTACGCCGAGGGCGCGCGCTACATCACCACCTTCTACGGCCAGCTTGCCGCCGAAAAGGCCGGGCTGACCGAACTGCGTCTGGATCGTGACCCGGTCATCACCCAGGCCGACCGCGCCCGCTTCTACGGCCGCGAGCAGGTCCGCGCCGCGCGGATCCTGGCCGATATCGGCCAGCGCGACCTGTTCCGCAGCCTGGTGCTCTATATCGACGACACCCTGCCCAACGCCGAGGAGTCAGCCCTGCTGGTCGACCTGGCGCGCGGCTACGGCGACCAGGACCTGGCCATGCGCGCGGTCCGCACCGCCGCCCAGCGCGGCATGACCCTGCCCGAGCGCGGCTACCCGCTGCTGGACCACCACTTCACGCCGGGCCCTGGCGCGGCCGAGACGGCCTTCGTCTATTCGATCTCGCGCCAGGAGAGCAATTTCGACCCGGCCGCCCGCTCTGGCGTCGGCGCGCGCGGCATGATGCAGCTGATGCCCGCCACGGCCTCGCTGGTGGCCCGCAAGCTGGGCGAGAACCACTCGGTCGATCGTCTGACGGACGCCCCGTACAACATGCGCCTGGGCTCGGTTTATCTGGGCGACATGGTCCGTGGGTTCAGCGGCTCGTACATCATGGCCGCCGCGGCCTATAACGCCGGCCCCGGGCGTCCGGCCCAATGGGCGGGTCTGTGCGGCGATCCGCGCGGCGCTCAGACCGACCCGCTCGACTTCATCGAGTGCATCCCGTTCTCCGAGACCCGCAACTACGTGATGCGGACCCTGGAGACGACCATGGTCTACCGGGCCCGCCTGGCTGGCGGCGTCGCCCCGCTGACCCTGTCCAGCGACCTCAAGCGCGGCGGCTACGTCTACACCCCGTCGGTCGCCTCGGCCGACACGGGAACGGTCCAGCCCTAG
- a CDS encoding FecCD family ABC transporter permease: MSRLVRRRGRRNAGQGRAMSLSRLCLLMLLVLAGAALLAVSLGETPFALSQYVQALSHPASPPGEVLWTIRGPRVAVAALVGAALGLAGAAMQGLLRNPLADPGVLGVSAVSGLGAALAISAGLAVVPGAIELSALVGALVAGAMVVALAARFREPEALILFGVALSAFGGALTALVFNLSPSPVATAEILAWLMGSVENRDWTDALRALIPMAVGAALCLRAGRGLRMLTLGEEAARMSGLPMSALRVYAVAGSALLTGAAVAAAGVIGFVGLAAPHLVRALVKDDPQRILWPSALAGALLLVLADLAGRLIPTDQELKLGVVTALFGAPAFAVLAWRASRSWRA; encoded by the coding sequence CTGTCCCGGCTGGTTCGCCGCCGAGGGCGCCGAAATGCTGGCCAGGGCCGCGCGATGAGCCTGTCCCGCCTCTGCCTCCTGATGCTGCTGGTCCTGGCGGGCGCGGCGCTCCTGGCCGTGTCGCTGGGCGAGACTCCGTTCGCGCTGTCCCAGTACGTCCAGGCCCTGAGCCATCCGGCCTCGCCGCCGGGCGAGGTGCTGTGGACGATCCGCGGCCCCCGCGTGGCCGTGGCGGCCCTGGTCGGAGCGGCGCTGGGCCTGGCGGGCGCCGCCATGCAGGGCCTGCTGCGCAATCCGCTGGCCGACCCCGGCGTGCTGGGCGTCTCGGCCGTGTCGGGCCTGGGCGCGGCCCTGGCCATCTCGGCGGGCCTGGCCGTCGTCCCCGGCGCGATCGAGCTGTCGGCCCTGGTCGGGGCCCTGGTCGCCGGGGCCATGGTCGTGGCCCTGGCCGCGCGGTTCCGCGAGCCCGAGGCGCTGATCCTGTTCGGCGTGGCGCTGTCGGCGTTCGGCGGAGCGCTGACGGCCCTCGTTTTCAACCTCTCACCCTCGCCGGTGGCCACGGCCGAGATCCTGGCCTGGCTGATGGGCTCGGTCGAGAACCGCGACTGGACCGACGCTCTCCGGGCCCTGATCCCGATGGCCGTCGGCGCGGCGCTGTGCCTGCGGGCGGGGCGGGGACTGCGCATGCTGACCCTGGGCGAGGAGGCGGCGCGGATGTCGGGCCTGCCAATGTCCGCCTTGAGGGTCTACGCCGTCGCGGGCTCGGCCCTGCTGACCGGGGCGGCCGTGGCGGCGGCCGGCGTGATCGGCTTCGTCGGCCTGGCCGCGCCGCACCTGGTGCGGGCCCTGGTCAAGGATGATCCCCAGCGCATCCTGTGGCCCTCGGCCCTGGCCGGGGCGCTGCTGCTGGTGCTGGCCGATCTGGCCGGCCGCCTGATCCCCACCGACCAGGAGCTGAAGCTGGGCGTCGTCACGGCCCTATTCGGGGCGCCCGCCTTCGCCGTCCTGGCCTGGCGGGCCTCGCGGAGTTGGCGGGCATGA
- a CDS encoding ABC transporter substrate-binding protein encodes MSAAKALRAVLAAMAFVPGLAQAAQGIGEPQPRVMSLDSCADQYVLALAPRETIVGLSHRAIARDSYMRERAAGLPLRRATFESLVAARPDVVVRLWGGDARLSKALEKKAVATVALDDAADFDGVRANVRKVAAALDRRAEGEAIIARMDAQLTRAAGTGKGRPALYLTPGGYTAGTGTLIDAMLKSAGYANANTAPYFAPVSLERMVMAPPTAVVLGLFDTLRAGADRWGPGRHAALRKVVETRTAASLPASVVGCPGWFAAEGAEMLARAAR; translated from the coding sequence ATGAGCGCCGCCAAGGCCTTGCGCGCCGTTCTGGCGGCGATGGCGTTCGTCCCGGGACTGGCTCAAGCCGCGCAAGGCATAGGCGAGCCGCAGCCGCGCGTGATGTCGCTGGATTCCTGCGCCGACCAGTATGTGCTGGCCCTGGCGCCGCGCGAGACGATCGTCGGCCTCTCGCACCGGGCCATCGCCCGCGACAGCTATATGCGCGAGCGCGCCGCCGGCCTGCCGCTGCGCCGCGCAACGTTCGAAAGCCTGGTCGCCGCGCGGCCCGATGTCGTCGTGCGCCTGTGGGGCGGCGACGCGCGGCTGTCCAAGGCGCTGGAGAAGAAGGCCGTCGCCACCGTGGCCCTCGACGACGCGGCTGATTTCGACGGCGTCCGCGCCAATGTCCGCAAGGTCGCCGCCGCCCTGGACCGCCGCGCCGAGGGCGAGGCGATCATCGCGCGCATGGACGCCCAGCTGACCCGCGCGGCCGGGACGGGCAAGGGGCGGCCGGCGCTCTATCTGACCCCCGGCGGCTATACGGCGGGGACGGGGACCCTGATCGACGCCATGCTGAAGAGCGCGGGCTACGCGAACGCCAACACCGCGCCGTACTTCGCACCGGTGTCGCTGGAGCGGATGGTCATGGCGCCGCCGACGGCGGTGGTGCTGGGCCTGTTCGACACGCTGCGCGCCGGGGCGGACCGCTGGGGACCGGGTCGCCACGCGGCCCTGCGCAAGGTGGTCGAGACCCGGACGGCGGCCTCGCTGCCGGCTTCGGTGGTCGGCTGTCCCGGCTGGTTCGCCGCCGAGGGCGCCGAAATGCTGGCCAGGGCCGCGCGATGA
- a CDS encoding TetR/AcrR family transcriptional regulator — translation MTVVLKKPHKSARKPKGDGHLRRGEILAAAERIFIAEGYSGATIRKIADAVGVSSTALYMHFRDKDQILLEISNDAIERLLELNTQIAAQPIDPVSRVRVMLEAYMKFALDNPNTYQLVFCSTGDHISVDKTADVLALGDRCFEKFSEPVHQIAAQGRLRSGAAKEAAEVLWSGCHGLVSLLITKPERGWSDADQLMKVMLDGLLYGLVTD, via the coding sequence GTGACGGTCGTTCTGAAGAAGCCTCACAAGTCCGCGCGAAAGCCCAAGGGCGACGGGCACTTGCGCCGGGGCGAGATCCTGGCGGCGGCCGAGAGGATCTTCATCGCCGAAGGCTATTCCGGCGCGACGATCCGCAAGATCGCCGACGCGGTGGGCGTGTCGTCGACCGCGCTGTACATGCACTTTCGCGACAAGGACCAGATCCTGCTGGAGATCAGCAACGACGCCATCGAGCGTCTGCTGGAACTGAACACCCAGATCGCCGCCCAGCCGATCGACCCCGTCTCGCGGGTGCGGGTCATGCTGGAGGCGTACATGAAGTTCGCCCTCGACAATCCGAACACCTACCAGCTGGTGTTCTGCAGCACCGGCGATCACATCTCGGTCGACAAGACCGCCGATGTCCTGGCGCTGGGCGACCGCTGCTTCGAGAAGTTCAGCGAGCCGGTGCACCAGATCGCCGCCCAGGGCCGCCTGCGCTCGGGGGCGGCCAAGGAGGCGGCCGAGGTGCTGTGGAGCGGCTGCCATGGCCTGGTCTCGCTGCTGATCACCAAGCCCGAGCGCGGCTGGTCGGACGCCGACCAGTTGATGAAGGTCATGCTGGACGGTCTGCTGTACGGCCTGGTCACGGACTGA